A window from Candidatus Arthromitus sp. SFB-rat-Yit encodes these proteins:
- a CDS encoding polysaccharide deacetylase family protein yields the protein MKLINKFFILFSIFVILSSIPTKAIDETQKKYVYLTFDDGPTKGNTPKLLDELERLNLPATFFVVGNLVKENTEAMKKIIDKNHSIGLHTISHNKNKCYESHESFIRENSELRNLLKEKYNIESNILRFPFGSQNSYLKMDKVFLDKLHNNNFKIFDWHIDTTDALNPHKTPQELLNICKRQYEKFYKNNSNIIILMHTNSNNNNTIKALEGIKNYFVELGYEFKSLDDNSKELYNVK from the coding sequence ATGAAGTTGATAAATAAATTTTTTATACTATTTTCTATATTTGTTATACTAAGTTCAATTCCGACAAAAGCCATAGATGAAACTCAAAAAAAATATGTTTACTTAACCTTTGACGATGGACCAACAAAAGGAAATACTCCAAAATTACTAGATGAACTTGAACGCCTAAATCTTCCTGCTACATTTTTCGTAGTTGGAAATTTAGTTAAGGAAAACACGGAAGCGATGAAAAAGATAATTGATAAAAATCATTCAATAGGTCTTCATACGATATCTCATAATAAAAATAAGTGCTACGAATCTCATGAAAGTTTCATAAGAGAGAATTCAGAATTAAGGAATTTACTTAAAGAAAAATACAACATTGAAAGTAATATTCTTAGATTTCCCTTTGGATCTCAAAATTCTTATTTAAAGATGGATAAGGTATTCCTAGATAAATTACATAACAATAATTTTAAAATATTCGATTGGCATATAGACACAACGGATGCTTTAAATCCTCATAAAACTCCTCAAGAACTCTTAAATATATGTAAAAGACAATATGAAAAATTTTATAAAAATAATTCAAACATAATTATCTTAATGCACACAAATTCGAATAATAATAACACAATAAAAGCTCTTGAAGGAATTAAAAATTATTTTGTAGAGCTCGGATATGAATTTAAATCATTGGATGATAACTCAAAAGAATTATATAATGTAAAATAA
- a CDS encoding ArsR/SmtB family transcription factor, whose protein sequence is MEILYSDVVKVFKALCDENRLKILEQLRVGEKCACDLLDYLCVTQSTLSHHMKLLCDADIVRARKDGKWVYYSINLDGVERAKKLLDQQLNINRINEDNINCFNDK, encoded by the coding sequence ATGGAAATCTTGTATAGTGATGTTGTTAAAGTATTTAAAGCTCTTTGTGATGAAAATCGTTTAAAAATTTTGGAACAGCTTAGAGTAGGGGAAAAATGTGCTTGTGACTTATTAGATTATTTATGTGTTACTCAATCAACTCTTTCACATCATATGAAGTTACTTTGTGATGCTGATATTGTTAGAGCTCGTAAAGATGGAAAGTGGGTTTATTATTCTATTAATCTTGATGGGGTAGAGCGTGCAAAGAAATTGTTAGATCAGCAGTTAAATATTAATAGAATTAATGAAGATAATATTAATTGTTTTAATGATAAATAA
- a CDS encoding metallophosphoesterase family protein, which produces MLKNIGVISDTHGLIRTEVYEFFKDCDLIIHAGDIVKESTIYELESICKVEAISGNNDFMLNQNIYPDYKKLNLNGSLSIYVIHDLTYMNEEYTNYDIVIHGHTHKPSEEYINDTLILNPGSFGPRRFSLPISLAVVNIESKPQVKFFNI; this is translated from the coding sequence TTGTTAAAAAATATTGGAGTTATTTCGGATACTCACGGATTAATAAGAACAGAAGTATATGAATTTTTTAAAGATTGCGATCTTATTATACATGCAGGAGATATAGTGAAAGAAAGCACCATATATGAACTAGAATCCATATGTAAAGTTGAAGCTATTAGTGGAAATAATGATTTTATGTTAAATCAAAATATATATCCAGATTATAAAAAATTAAATTTGAATGGGAGTCTTAGTATATATGTCATACATGATTTGACTTATATGAATGAGGAATATACAAATTATGATATTGTGATACATGGACATACTCATAAACCATCAGAAGAATATATTAATGACACATTAATTTTAAATCCAGGAAGTTTTGGACCAAGAAGATTTTCTCTACCTATAAGCTTAGCAGTAGTGAACATTGAGAGTAAACCTCAAGTTAAATTTTTTAATATATAA
- a CDS encoding glycosyltransferase family 4 protein yields the protein MNFSIDIRGSHLYHGTGIGTYTKNLITHLLKIDKDNFYNLLYCGYNPTQFKQSNSQIYFISRKHSSYFEQIYIPNLLQKNNLSLFHMPQNGIGYKELISSKKFKSIVTIHDLIPYILPQTVGKSYLKNFLKQMPYIVENSSAIITVSEYSKQEIMKFFSVDPNKIFVTPLATSKNFKPLNTSYCKDILKEKFNIDYEFILYIGGFSKRKNIYNLISAFKMAYKNFNKPLKLVLLGQIREEFRKLLKMINENGLSDYIVFTGFVEEKYLPIFYNASEFFVYISLYEGFGLPLLEAMSCKKAIISSNVSSIPEVVDSTSYQVNPYDILEISESLCKLSNDNNLKNKLSENAYTRSKLFSWEKCTYSTLEIYKSLHENMN from the coding sequence ATGAATTTTTCAATTGATATAAGGGGATCTCATTTATATCATGGCACTGGAATAGGAACCTATACGAAAAACCTAATAACTCATTTACTTAAAATAGATAAAGATAATTTTTATAATCTGCTTTATTGTGGATATAATCCTACTCAATTTAAACAATCAAATTCCCAAATATATTTCATTTCAAGAAAACACAGCTCATATTTTGAGCAAATTTATATACCAAATTTGTTACAAAAAAATAATTTATCCCTCTTTCACATGCCGCAAAATGGAATTGGATATAAAGAACTTATCTCTTCGAAGAAATTTAAATCCATAGTAACGATCCATGATTTAATTCCTTACATTCTTCCTCAAACAGTTGGTAAATCCTATTTAAAAAACTTTTTGAAACAAATGCCCTATATAGTTGAAAATTCATCTGCAATAATAACAGTTTCAGAATACTCAAAACAAGAAATCATGAAATTTTTCTCCGTTGATCCAAATAAAATTTTTGTTACCCCCCTTGCAACTAGTAAAAATTTTAAACCTTTGAACACTTCATACTGCAAAGATATTTTAAAAGAGAAATTTAATATTGATTATGAATTCATTTTGTATATTGGTGGTTTCAGCAAAAGGAAAAATATATATAATTTGATCTCAGCTTTCAAAATGGCATACAAAAATTTTAATAAACCTTTAAAGCTTGTACTACTTGGTCAAATACGGGAAGAATTTAGAAAACTATTGAAAATGATCAATGAGAATGGTCTTTCAGATTACATTGTATTCACAGGGTTTGTTGAAGAAAAATATTTGCCAATATTCTACAATGCATCAGAATTTTTTGTATACATCTCCTTATATGAAGGATTTGGATTACCTCTTTTAGAAGCAATGAGCTGTAAAAAAGCAATAATCAGCTCTAATGTTAGTTCTATACCTGAAGTTGTTGACAGCACTTCTTATCAAGTTAACCCTTATGACATTTTGGAAATTTCAGAATCTTTATGTAAATTATCAAACGATAATAATTTGAAAAATAAATTATCTGAAAATGCGTACACACGTTCAAAGCTTTTTTCATGGGAAAAATGTACTTATTCAACCTTAGAGATTTATAAGAGTTTACACGAAAATATGAACTAG
- a CDS encoding permease yields MNLNSIWGFIQDQLLGMRWLNDFIGNAISFLGINIHSAIGGSIQFFIYDMFKISILLCFLVFIISYIQSYFPQERSKKILGRFRGIGANIVSALLGTVTPFCSCSSIPLFIGFTSSGLPLGVTFSFLISSPMVDLASLVLLISVFGTKIAVLYVFIGLVIAVVGGSIIDKMNMEKYVEKFIDNKKRVSIESYTLTVRNRLVFAKNQVIETFRKVFIYILIGVVIGAIIHNWVPETWVQTILGNNNPFGVVLATLIGVPMYADIFGMIPLAEALLAKGAQLGTVISFMMAVTTLSLPSLIMLKKVIKPKLLGIFVTICIIGIIIVGYLFNMFQYLMI; encoded by the coding sequence ATGAATTTAAATTCTATTTGGGGATTTATTCAAGATCAGTTACTTGGGATGAGATGGTTAAATGATTTTATAGGAAATGCTATATCTTTTTTAGGAATAAATATTCATTCAGCAATTGGAGGTAGTATTCAGTTTTTTATTTATGATATGTTTAAGATCTCTATTTTACTATGTTTTCTGGTCTTTATAATTTCATATATTCAAAGTTATTTTCCACAAGAGCGGAGTAAAAAAATTCTTGGACGTTTTCGTGGCATTGGAGCTAATATTGTTTCAGCACTTTTAGGAACTGTGACACCATTTTGCTCATGCTCATCTATTCCATTGTTCATTGGGTTTACTAGTTCTGGACTACCATTAGGAGTAACTTTTTCATTTCTTATTTCATCGCCAATGGTTGATTTGGCAAGTTTGGTTTTATTAATAAGTGTTTTTGGAACTAAAATTGCTGTTTTATATGTGTTTATCGGACTTGTTATAGCTGTAGTTGGAGGTAGTATTATTGATAAAATGAACATGGAAAAATATGTAGAAAAATTTATAGATAATAAAAAGAGAGTATCTATTGAATCTTACACTCTTACAGTGAGAAATAGATTGGTGTTCGCTAAGAATCAAGTGATTGAAACCTTTAGAAAAGTTTTTATATATATTTTAATTGGTGTTGTTATTGGTGCAATTATACACAATTGGGTTCCTGAAACTTGGGTTCAGACTATTCTTGGAAATAATAATCCTTTTGGCGTAGTTCTTGCAACTTTAATAGGTGTTCCGATGTACGCAGATATTTTTGGAATGATACCTCTTGCAGAAGCTTTGCTTGCAAAAGGAGCACAGCTTGGGACAGTTATAAGTTTTATGATGGCAGTAACTACTTTAAGTTTACCTTCTCTTATAATGCTGAAAAAAGTTATAAAACCAAAATTATTAGGAATATTCGTTACAATTTGTATTATTGGAATTATAATCGTTGGTTATTTGTTTAATATGTTTCAATATTTAATGATATAA
- a CDS encoding transglycosylase domain-containing protein — translation MSNNNNSSNSSNLNNEDNKTKTIQNNINNKNSKKSKKILTTFLIFILSVFLIGALSVFGFTFAIIKTSPPLTIEAVTDLDQASQLFDANGEFMDEVLKAEKRYVISLDEIPLHLRNAFIAIEDERFYQHSGIDVQRIIGAVITDIKKILNKQTGLHGASTLTQQVIKNTILTNEVSIVRKIREIYLALELEKQLTKDQILEIYLNTIFVGGNAYGVEAGALQYFSKNAKDLTLAQSAFLAGSTQHPTRYYSSAINSSESQFYKNRALTVLNKMLELGYVGQEDYNKAVEEINNDQIGFNIKKFNDSYNYEWFARPVVEELTKDLKEVYGYTDEEIKLHLRNDGLKIYTTMDKTLQDHAQNILDNATNYINLSEWTDENGIIQPQMSAVVIDFKTGHVKTIIGGRGTQDANSYNRAASDKFLRSIGSTAKPLTAYTPLIDLKLGHAGTGVEDSPLSKELSDKYEGWDPTNEVKNNFIGYTNIRYSLERSINLSAIKIVDTVGIKNSLDYGKKFGLHYNKKSESSIATLALGQFNNDPTDIDGGNSLILASAFSVFANGGVLTEPITYTHVVDKNGKVILENKPDKTQVVSPETAYIMYDLLKGPVERYSSKPAKFNDIPVVGKTGTTENNKDLWFAGTTPYMSAAIWIGADKPTELKDKYGNKPFSGSTASALFGKIMAKAHESLPPIDIPRPQDIVSANICSVSGLLAGPYCSSDPRGSKVYTEIFVKGTVPTHTCDIHVPVTINSLTGAIATASTPEYLKETRVFLNRKYTPSVYLSDQKYVAPKVYDDGSYELPDNNDNLNQDGVDPDEEWFDKNDTTKPPADNNNTNTTPPPTDNNTETTPPADNNNTNTTPPPTDNNTETTPPADNNNTDNNNTNTTPPPTDNNAETTPPADNNNTNTTPPPTDNNTETTPPTDDNNTNTTPPPTNTDKFDPPIIEETPTIPTPNPTPEVGNDSNNINNNNNNNETTNQSNTTNNSETENTQNENLDSADFDFG, via the coding sequence ATGTCAAATAATAATAATTCTAGCAATAGTTCAAACTTAAATAATGAAGACAACAAGACTAAAACTATTCAGAATAATATTAACAATAAAAATAGTAAGAAATCAAAAAAAATTCTAACAACATTTTTAATTTTCATATTGTCAGTATTTTTAATTGGTGCACTTTCTGTTTTTGGATTTACTTTTGCAATAATTAAGACTTCTCCTCCATTAACTATAGAAGCCGTTACTGATCTTGATCAAGCATCTCAACTATTTGATGCTAATGGCGAGTTTATGGATGAAGTATTAAAAGCTGAAAAAAGATACGTTATTTCATTAGACGAAATACCTCTTCATTTACGTAATGCATTTATAGCTATAGAAGATGAAAGGTTTTACCAACACTCTGGTATAGATGTGCAACGTATAATAGGTGCAGTAATAACTGACATCAAAAAAATTCTAAACAAACAGACAGGATTACATGGAGCTTCTACATTAACACAACAAGTTATTAAAAATACTATTTTAACTAACGAAGTATCCATAGTTAGAAAAATACGTGAAATTTATTTAGCTTTAGAATTAGAAAAGCAATTAACAAAAGATCAAATATTAGAAATATACTTAAACACAATATTTGTAGGGGGTAATGCATACGGTGTTGAAGCTGGGGCGTTGCAGTATTTTTCCAAAAATGCAAAAGATCTTACTCTTGCACAATCCGCCTTTCTAGCTGGATCAACTCAACATCCTACAAGATATTACTCAAGTGCTATTAATTCTTCAGAGAGTCAATTTTATAAAAATAGGGCATTGACAGTTTTAAATAAAATGCTTGAACTTGGATATGTTGGTCAAGAGGATTATAACAAAGCTGTCGAAGAAATAAACAACGATCAAATTGGTTTCAATATCAAAAAATTTAATGATAGTTATAATTATGAGTGGTTTGCTAGACCTGTAGTTGAAGAATTAACTAAAGATTTAAAAGAAGTTTATGGATATACAGATGAAGAAATTAAGTTGCATTTAAGAAATGATGGGCTTAAAATTTATACTACAATGGATAAAACTTTGCAAGATCATGCTCAAAACATACTTGATAATGCAACAAACTATATAAATTTATCTGAGTGGACAGATGAAAATGGAATAATTCAACCTCAGATGTCTGCTGTTGTTATTGATTTTAAGACTGGTCATGTTAAAACAATTATTGGTGGACGTGGAACTCAAGATGCTAATTCGTATAACAGAGCTGCATCTGATAAATTCTTACGTTCTATCGGATCAACAGCAAAACCATTAACAGCCTACACTCCTCTTATTGACTTAAAATTAGGTCATGCTGGAACAGGAGTTGAAGATTCTCCTTTATCTAAGGAATTATCTGATAAATACGAAGGATGGGATCCGACAAATGAAGTTAAAAATAACTTTATAGGATACACAAATATTAGATACTCACTTGAGAGATCTATCAACTTATCAGCTATAAAAATAGTCGATACAGTTGGAATTAAAAACTCTTTAGATTATGGTAAAAAATTTGGATTACATTACAACAAAAAGTCAGAGAGTAGTATTGCAACATTAGCTTTAGGACAATTTAATAATGATCCTACTGATATAGATGGTGGTAACTCACTAATTTTAGCTTCAGCATTTAGCGTTTTTGCAAATGGTGGTGTTTTAACTGAACCTATTACTTACACTCATGTTGTAGATAAAAATGGTAAAGTAATATTAGAAAACAAACCTGATAAAACTCAAGTTGTTTCTCCTGAAACTGCTTATATAATGTATGATTTATTAAAAGGTCCTGTTGAAAGATATTCTTCTAAACCTGCTAAATTTAATGACATACCTGTAGTTGGTAAAACAGGTACAACTGAAAACAATAAAGATTTATGGTTCGCAGGTACAACTCCTTATATGTCTGCAGCTATTTGGATTGGAGCAGATAAGCCAACAGAACTTAAAGATAAATATGGTAACAAACCTTTTAGTGGATCTACTGCAAGTGCATTATTTGGAAAGATTATGGCTAAAGCTCATGAATCACTACCACCTATAGATATTCCAAGACCTCAAGATATTGTGTCAGCAAATATTTGTAGTGTATCAGGATTATTAGCTGGTCCATATTGTTCTTCTGATCCTAGAGGAAGTAAAGTTTATACAGAGATATTTGTAAAAGGAACTGTTCCAACTCATACTTGTGATATACACGTTCCTGTAACTATTAACTCATTGACGGGAGCTATAGCAACGGCAAGTACTCCTGAATATTTAAAAGAAACTCGTGTGTTCTTAAACAGAAAATATACTCCTAGCGTATATTTAAGTGATCAAAAATATGTTGCACCAAAAGTATACGATGATGGATCATATGAATTACCTGACAATAATGATAATTTAAACCAAGATGGTGTAGATCCAGATGAAGAGTGGTTTGATAAAAACGATACTACTAAACCACCTGCAGATAATAACAATACAAATACTACACCGCCACCTACTGACAATAATACTGAAACTACTCCACCTGCAGATAATAACAACACAAATACTACACCACCACCTACTGACAATAATACTGAAACTACTCCACCTGCAGATAATAACAACACAGATAATAACAACACAAATACTACACCACCACCTACTGACAATAATGCTGAAACTACTCCACCTGCAGATAATAACAATACAAATACTACACCGCCACCTACTGACAATAATACTGAAACTACTCCACCTACAGATGATAACAATACAAATACTACACCGCCACCTACAAATACAGATAAATTTGATCCACCGATAATTGAAGAAACTCCTACTATTCCAACACCAAATCCAACTCCTGAAGTAGGGAATGATTCTAATAATATTAACAACAACAATAACAATAATGAAACTACAAACCAATCAAATACAACAAATAATTCTGAAACAGAAAATACTCAAAATGAAAATCTAGATTCAGCTGATTTTGATTTCGGATAA
- a CDS encoding bifunctional 5,10-methylenetetrahydrofolate dehydrogenase/5,10-methenyltetrahydrofolate cyclohydrolase, with translation MKDYSYKILNCKEYRDLKEVGIAKYILENSLKLRLVIIQVGDDFASNSYINNKLKACERCRIESELIKLDEKVSQDELLKIIHRLNESDNVTGIIVQFPLPAHIDSQVINDSILYTKDVDGFSIINKGKLYSNKDCLIPCTAQGVIEILKHNDLDIDGKNVAIINRSDLVGKPLMHLFLQNNATVTVCHSHTNNLKEICLKSDIIVIGIGQPNFLKSDFIKEDAVILDVGINFLDDKLCGDVDFFDCIEKCSKITTVPGGVGLLTVTNLLSNVVKAHSIQAN, from the coding sequence ATGAAAGATTATTCTTATAAGATTCTTAATTGTAAGGAATATAGAGATTTAAAAGAAGTAGGTATAGCAAAATATATATTGGAAAATTCTTTGAAGTTAAGATTGGTTATTATACAAGTTGGTGATGATTTCGCAAGTAATTCTTACATTAATAATAAGCTAAAAGCATGTGAAAGATGTAGAATTGAATCAGAACTAATAAAATTAGATGAAAAAGTGAGTCAGGATGAATTGCTAAAAATTATACATAGACTAAATGAAAGTGATAATGTGACGGGAATAATTGTTCAATTTCCATTACCAGCTCATATTGATTCACAAGTTATAAATGATTCTATATTGTATACAAAAGATGTAGATGGATTTTCAATTATAAACAAAGGAAAGTTATACAGCAATAAAGATTGTTTAATTCCATGTACAGCTCAAGGGGTTATAGAAATATTAAAGCATAATGATTTAGATATAGATGGAAAAAATGTAGCTATAATTAATAGAAGTGACTTAGTAGGCAAACCATTAATGCATTTATTTCTTCAAAATAATGCAACGGTTACAGTTTGTCATTCACATACAAATAATTTGAAAGAGATATGTTTAAAATCAGATATTATAGTTATTGGTATAGGGCAACCAAACTTTTTAAAGAGTGATTTTATTAAAGAAGATGCAGTTATCTTAGATGTTGGTATAAATTTTTTAGATGATAAATTATGTGGCGATGTTGACTTTTTTGATTGTATAGAGAAATGCTCAAAAATAACAACAGTTCCAGGGGGAGTTGGGTTGCTGACAGTAACTAATTTGTTGAGCAATGTTGTAAAAGCTCACTCAATACAAGCAAATTAA
- a CDS encoding glycosyltransferase family 2 protein, translating to MENNLVSIIMPVYNNEKYLADAIESILNQTYKNIELLILDDGSTDASLSIIEKYAMDNKNIRLISRDNKGVANSIDELLEYAKGDYIARMDGDDHSFKERIEVQLKYLKDNGDVALVGSFIEIELTDYQNGDDIKFCERIFNFKIDDKNPSVKFLNGHKICHGTFMCRSSIFNKIKYDIRLRSSEDLDFIFNLINKNFKVGIIDKKLYLNRVNSEFVHKQKHLNEKYTEEIIKSKVKFLQSYIRNREVCIIGKSKYSNAVHKILKNNDIRVRDLSIEEYSNDKSADLTKNYIFILDKYNYENIIDSLIIQGKKELEDFIFI from the coding sequence TTGGAAAATAATTTGGTTTCGATAATAATGCCTGTATACAATAATGAAAAATATTTAGCTGATGCAATCGAGAGTATTTTAAATCAAACTTATAAAAATATTGAATTATTAATTTTAGATGATGGATCTACAGATGCTTCTCTTTCAATTATTGAAAAGTATGCTATGGATAATAAGAACATTAGATTAATTTCTAGAGATAATAAAGGGGTTGCAAATTCAATTGATGAGTTGCTTGAATATGCAAAGGGTGATTACATAGCGAGAATGGATGGAGATGATCATTCATTTAAAGAACGTATTGAGGTTCAACTTAAATATTTGAAAGATAATGGTGATGTTGCATTAGTTGGATCTTTTATTGAAATTGAACTTACAGATTACCAAAATGGAGATGATATTAAATTTTGTGAAAGAATATTTAATTTTAAAATTGATGATAAGAATCCTTCAGTGAAATTTTTGAATGGTCACAAAATATGTCATGGAACTTTTATGTGTAGGTCAAGTATTTTTAATAAAATCAAGTATGATATTAGACTTAGATCTTCAGAAGATTTAGATTTTATATTTAATTTGATTAATAAAAATTTTAAAGTTGGAATCATAGATAAGAAACTTTATTTAAATAGGGTTAATTCGGAATTTGTTCATAAACAAAAACATTTAAATGAAAAATACACTGAGGAGATTATAAAATCTAAAGTTAAATTTTTACAATCTTATATAAGGAATAGAGAAGTTTGTATAATCGGTAAAAGTAAATATTCAAATGCTGTACACAAAATTTTAAAAAACAATGATATTAGAGTAAGAGATTTGAGTATTGAGGAATATAGTAACGACAAGTCTGCAGATTTAACAAAAAATTATATCTTCATATTGGATAAATACAATTATGAAAATATTATAGATAGCTTGATCATACAAGGAAAGAAAGAGTTAGAGGATTTTATATTTATTTAA
- the hflX gene encoding GTPase HflX, with protein sequence MIHGDISGVKKSYLNELEKLHDIKTDKNLIISEEILYKVCEISLKINKEICIVLERSGVVHSISIGTSSDAKIHIDLKEKKKLSGCRVIHTHLNASPKLSNVDIASLKNLRLDAISAVNITNEKLFDGFSIGVLGNYGENYEGNGYEEYIFSDLENYLNFDIFTKIQEIEKNFKLEIYKNKIEDNCVLIGCDTLESLEELKELAYACSINVDDTFFQKRDKADSMYYIGKGKIKEIINSIYHRNIKLLIFDDDLSGSQIRALEEISGIRVIDRTTLILEIFARRAKSKVSKYQVELAVLKYKYSRLRGLNTDLNRTSGGIGLRGGSGETKLETDRRYIRSRIDYLKKEIEKIKLERSVQRDARIKNNIPQVSIVGYTNAGKSTLRNYIYMTSNEGETELDKKLVFEADMLFATLDTTVRKILLPRKTIISLTDTVGFIKKLPHDLVDAFKSTLEEVIYSNLLLHVVDSSSSNFEIEIDTTDNVLKEIGIKNLNRILIFNKVDKLKDEELEEFKIKIHRLYPNEKSIFISAFNGFNIDSLLNLIEETLSLEYKNVSLLIPYSDYSILNIIYKDYKIIQEKHLDNGTFVNFDVPKSKLNRFKKYIIEGLEN encoded by the coding sequence ATGATACATGGTGATATTAGTGGCGTTAAAAAAAGTTATCTTAATGAACTTGAAAAGTTACATGATATTAAAACAGATAAAAATTTAATTATCAGTGAAGAAATTTTATATAAGGTATGTGAAATAAGTTTAAAAATTAATAAAGAGATATGCATTGTTTTAGAAAGGTCTGGAGTTGTTCATAGCATTTCAATTGGAACAAGTAGTGATGCCAAAATTCATATCGATTTGAAAGAGAAGAAAAAATTAAGTGGATGTAGGGTAATTCATACGCATTTAAATGCATCACCTAAATTATCAAATGTTGATATTGCTAGTTTAAAAAATTTGAGATTGGATGCTATATCAGCTGTTAATATTACGAATGAAAAATTATTTGATGGATTTTCAATAGGAGTGCTTGGAAATTATGGAGAAAATTATGAAGGAAATGGATATGAAGAATATATTTTTTCAGATTTAGAAAATTATTTGAATTTTGACATTTTTACAAAGATACAAGAGATAGAGAAAAATTTTAAACTTGAAATATATAAAAATAAAATTGAAGATAATTGCGTTTTGATAGGATGTGACACTTTAGAGAGTCTTGAAGAATTAAAAGAGTTGGCTTATGCTTGCAGTATAAATGTTGATGATACATTTTTTCAAAAAAGAGATAAGGCTGACTCGATGTATTACATAGGTAAGGGAAAGATTAAAGAAATAATAAATTCTATTTATCATAGAAACATAAAATTGTTGATTTTCGACGATGATTTATCAGGATCACAAATACGTGCTCTTGAAGAGATATCAGGAATTAGAGTTATAGATAGGACGACTTTAATTTTAGAAATATTTGCAAGAAGGGCGAAATCTAAAGTTTCTAAATATCAAGTTGAATTGGCTGTATTGAAGTACAAATATTCAAGACTTAGAGGATTAAATACTGATTTAAATAGAACGTCAGGTGGTATAGGCTTAAGAGGAGGATCAGGAGAAACTAAACTTGAAACGGATAGAAGATATATAAGAAGCAGAATTGATTATTTGAAGAAAGAAATTGAAAAAATAAAGTTAGAGAGAAGTGTACAAAGGGACGCAAGGATAAAGAACAATATACCACAAGTATCAATAGTAGGATATACAAATGCAGGTAAATCCACATTAAGAAATTATATTTATATGACATCTAATGAAGGTGAAACAGAGTTAGATAAAAAACTTGTGTTTGAAGCCGATATGTTATTTGCAACATTGGATACAACTGTCAGGAAGATTTTATTACCGAGAAAGACCATAATTTCTTTAACTGACACGGTTGGTTTCATTAAAAAATTGCCACATGATTTGGTGGATGCATTTAAATCGACATTGGAGGAGGTTATTTATAGTAATTTACTTTTGCATGTAGTAGATTCTTCTTCTAGTAATTTTGAAATTGAAATAGATACAACTGATAATGTTTTGAAAGAAATTGGAATTAAAAATTTAAATAGGATACTGATATTTAATAAAGTAGACAAATTAAAAGATGAGGAATTAGAGGAATTTAAAATAAAAATACACAGACTATATCCTAATGAAAAATCAATATTTATTTCTGCATTTAATGGATTTAACATAGATAGCTTATTGAACTTGATTGAGGAAACATTAAGCTTGGAATATAAAAACGTGTCATTATTGATTCCATACTCGGATTATTCAATATTAAACATTATCTATAAGGATTACAAAATTATACAAGAGAAACATTTGGATAATGGAACATTTGTTAATTTTGATGTACCAAAAAGTAAGCTAAATAGATTTAAAAAATATATTATTGAAGGTTTGGAGAATTAG